The following proteins are encoded in a genomic region of [Eubacterium] hominis:
- a CDS encoding MurR/RpiR family transcriptional regulator, whose protein sequence is MNCYNTIESLYPTLTKTEKIIADYILKEKSKVMYLSLSELANAICVGDASIVRFCRKIGYDGFQNLKLSIAQHGDVDETSGETYVEKIQMNFQRVVSSTKDMLSIQELNKAIHVIKEANRIVAFGVGSSAEAAKELEIRFLRIGVLIKTVSDPHFQNMTASILNKDDVVIAFSLSGRTKDIVDSVSFAKQAGAKIISITNFPLSPLAAISDYVLLTAKKESYIEGGSLVAKISQLYVTDLLCTGYSLLDIEKTKEMKTRTASSILHKSME, encoded by the coding sequence ATGAATTGTTATAATACGATAGAATCATTGTATCCTACACTTACAAAGACAGAAAAAATTATCGCAGATTATATCTTAAAAGAAAAAAGTAAAGTGATGTATCTTTCGCTATCAGAGCTTGCGAATGCAATTTGTGTTGGTGATGCCAGTATTGTGCGCTTTTGCAGGAAAATTGGCTATGATGGTTTTCAAAATTTGAAATTATCAATTGCACAACATGGTGATGTTGATGAAACAAGTGGTGAAACCTATGTGGAAAAGATACAGATGAATTTTCAAAGAGTCGTTTCTTCTACTAAGGACATGTTATCTATACAAGAGCTAAATAAGGCGATTCATGTGATAAAAGAGGCAAATCGCATTGTGGCGTTTGGCGTGGGCAGTTCTGCTGAAGCAGCGAAAGAATTAGAAATAAGATTTTTAAGGATTGGTGTATTGATCAAAACAGTGAGTGATCCACACTTTCAGAATATGACCGCATCCATATTGAATAAAGATGATGTGGTCATTGCGTTTTCACTTTCTGGAAGAACCAAAGATATCGTGGATTCTGTATCTTTTGCGAAACAGGCGGGTGCGAAAATTATCAGTATTACAAATTTTCCACTTTCTCCTTTAGCGGCTATCTCAGATTATGTGCTGCTAACCGCAAAAAAAGAGTCGTATATTGAAGGCGGCTCTTTAGTGGCAAAGATATCTCAACTGTATGTGACAGATTTACTCTGTACCGGGTATTCTTTATTGGATATTGAAAAAACCAAGGAAATGAAAACAAGGACAGCTTCTTCAATCTTACATAAAAGCATGGAATAA
- a CDS encoding DUF4926 domain-containing protein, producing the protein MKELDVMTACKDLSKKVKKGCIGTIVYVYENPKLAYEVEFFDDEYNTIELITVTKDDILYVD; encoded by the coding sequence ATGAAAGAGCTGGATGTAATGACTGCTTGTAAAGATTTATCAAAAAAGGTGAAAAAAGGGTGCATTGGAACAATCGTTTATGTATATGAAAACCCAAAACTTGCATATGAAGTTGAATTTTTTGATGACGAATATAATACGATAGAATTGATAACAGTGACAAAAGATGATATCTTATATGTAGACTAA
- a CDS encoding TetR/AcrR family transcriptional regulator yields MNKVVTTREELLHTAQEIVFQDGMDKLSIRALAKKHDISVGAVYNYFPSKSELVLAIIENFWKQVFHQDICEMSSQLPFTEFYEIVYQRLVKHSEAFFSVLLGQLNILKDNDKEKGKQMEQKYMIHIQNGFLYALQQDERIHPSIWNEVFTKEDFVCFLLEMMINDLTHQRMDCRFTKEILERLLYEKQEER; encoded by the coding sequence ATGAATAAAGTAGTGACGACAAGAGAAGAATTATTACACACAGCACAGGAAATTGTGTTTCAGGATGGAATGGATAAATTGAGTATTCGTGCATTAGCAAAGAAGCATGATATCTCAGTTGGTGCGGTCTATAATTACTTTCCATCTAAGTCAGAATTGGTGTTAGCGATTATTGAGAATTTCTGGAAACAGGTATTTCATCAGGATATTTGTGAAATGAGCAGTCAGCTGCCATTCACCGAGTTCTATGAAATAGTGTATCAAAGGTTGGTAAAACATAGTGAAGCTTTCTTTTCCGTGTTGTTAGGACAGTTGAATATTTTAAAAGATAATGATAAAGAAAAAGGAAAACAGATGGAACAAAAGTATATGATACATATTCAAAATGGTTTTCTTTATGCTTTACAACAGGATGAACGCATTCATCCCTCTATCTGGAATGAGGTGTTTACCAAAGAGGATTTTGTTTGTTTCCTATTGGAAATGATGATCAATGATTTAACGCATCAGCGTATGGATTGTCGTTTTACAAAGGAAATATTAGAACGATTGTTATATGAAAAACAGGAGGAAAGATGA
- a CDS encoding DUF1851 domain-containing protein, with the protein MSENVFEGFKKYKDVDEVILEKYKKLLPDEFLEIWKKYGFGTILNGYIKIVNPMDYQDILDASYFAAPVSIPIMVTAFGDIITWEKNTFIKSVKYKNGTLKGIAASFRYFWGDLITSNRFKREIFEFDKYAEALKMKGPLEFDECYGYVPLLGLVGSEEVSNLSKVKIREHILLITELVGRIE; encoded by the coding sequence ATGAGTGAAAATGTATTTGAAGGGTTTAAAAAATATAAAGATGTCGATGAAGTTATATTAGAAAAATATAAGAAATTATTGCCTGATGAATTTCTAGAAATATGGAAAAAATATGGCTTTGGAACCATATTAAATGGTTATATAAAAATTGTAAATCCAATGGATTATCAAGATATTTTAGATGCTTCTTATTTCGCGGCACCAGTATCCATACCGATCATGGTAACAGCATTCGGAGATATCATCACATGGGAGAAAAATACTTTTATAAAAAGTGTCAAATATAAAAATGGAACACTTAAAGGAATAGCAGCAAGTTTTAGATATTTTTGGGGCGATCTAATTACTTCTAATAGATTCAAAAGAGAAATCTTTGAATTTGATAAATATGCCGAAGCATTAAAAATGAAAGGACCATTAGAATTTGATGAGTGCTATGGATATGTACCATTGCTTGGATTAGTAGGCTCTGAAGAAGTTTCTAATTTATCTAAAGTAAAGATTAGAGAACATATCTTATTGATTACTGAATTGGTTGGAAGAATAGAATAG
- a CDS encoding ABC transporter substrate-binding protein: MKKLFTGVLAAFLCVTTLAGCSSNKEADKGKEKVINIAAEKGGNLDTKFDYVWVNNGELYKELVFRHLFKADSTLTKVSPDLAKSYKLSDDGLTLTIEMNDGLKWSDGEPLTADDAKWSMETILKAALANGIYTSAFSNIQGADDWKSGKADSLKGITVDGSTLTIKFDHKVGNIMNVLAQFVILPKHCLEKSDPLQLHNDPYWEKPVTDGMYKIGDFQPGNYIELIRDDNYNGEKPKIDKVIVNIVGDALTAAQSGKSDFMKSNSPGMIEELNKIDGYKSFSVDTLFYRYFIVNYEDANGKKNEKMADPRVREAIMYAINRKELIDKLYPDLGVVSNAGVPEGYNGYDKDLNQYEYNPDKAKKLLKEAGWDFNEPLKIIYYYGDQTSIDFINAVTQYLTEVGMKVDAVKITGDSTTALFSVKNYDIALKGLSTFGFEEYYGEYTSQNANFKNIFGKTGDFDDLYNQLVAETDQAKRAEILKKLQVQEQKDLFKLPMYTLKNKIFVNTNHIVLPDGITFGNPWYSYDKQFEKWDVK, encoded by the coding sequence ATGAAAAAATTATTTACAGGCGTTTTGGCAGCTTTCTTATGTGTGACAACATTAGCTGGCTGTTCAAGTAATAAAGAAGCAGATAAAGGTAAAGAAAAAGTAATTAATATCGCAGCTGAAAAAGGTGGAAACCTGGATACAAAGTTTGATTATGTCTGGGTAAACAATGGCGAGTTATATAAAGAATTAGTATTCCGTCACTTGTTTAAGGCTGATTCAACACTGACTAAGGTTAGCCCTGACTTGGCAAAAAGTTATAAGTTAAGTGATGATGGCTTAACGTTGACTATTGAAATGAATGATGGCTTGAAATGGTCTGATGGCGAGCCACTTACGGCGGATGATGCGAAGTGGTCAATGGAAACGATTTTGAAAGCAGCACTTGCTAATGGTATCTATACATCCGCATTCTCTAATATTCAGGGTGCTGATGACTGGAAATCAGGCAAGGCGGATTCTTTGAAAGGTATCACTGTGGATGGTAGTACACTTACCATTAAATTTGATCATAAAGTAGGTAATATCATGAATGTACTAGCACAGTTTGTGATTTTGCCAAAGCATTGTTTAGAGAAATCTGATCCATTACAGTTACATAATGATCCATATTGGGAAAAACCAGTCACAGATGGTATGTATAAGATTGGTGATTTCCAACCAGGTAACTACATTGAATTAATACGTGATGATAATTACAATGGTGAAAAACCAAAGATTGATAAAGTTATCGTCAATATTGTAGGTGATGCATTAACGGCTGCACAAAGTGGAAAATCTGACTTCATGAAGAGCAATTCTCCTGGTATGATTGAAGAACTTAATAAAATTGATGGTTATAAATCATTTAGTGTAGATACATTATTCTATCGTTATTTCATTGTAAATTATGAAGATGCAAATGGTAAGAAGAATGAAAAGATGGCAGATCCACGTGTACGTGAAGCAATCATGTATGCAATTAATCGAAAAGAATTAATTGATAAATTATATCCAGATTTAGGTGTTGTCAGCAATGCTGGTGTACCAGAAGGCTATAATGGCTATGATAAAGACTTGAATCAGTACGAATATAATCCAGATAAAGCTAAGAAACTGTTGAAGGAAGCTGGATGGGACTTTAATGAACCATTGAAGATTATCTACTATTATGGAGATCAGACTTCTATAGACTTTATCAATGCGGTTACCCAGTATTTAACAGAAGTTGGTATGAAAGTCGATGCTGTAAAGATTACAGGTGACTCTACTACTGCATTATTCAGTGTAAAGAACTATGATATCGCATTAAAAGGATTATCTACATTTGGTTTTGAAGAATATTATGGTGAATATACTTCACAGAACGCAAATTTCAAGAATATCTTTGGTAAAACAGGCGACTTTGATGATTTATATAATCAATTAGTTGCGGAAACAGATCAGGCAAAACGTGCTGAAATCTTAAAGAAACTACAGGTACAGGAACAAAAAGATTTATTCAAGCTTCCTATGTATACGTTAAAGAATAAGATTTTCGTCAATACAAATCACATTGTATTGCCAGATGGTATTACATTTGGTAATCCTTGGTATTCTT
- a CDS encoding helix-turn-helix domain-containing protein, with protein MAKFDKNGKDTDNFFCAQVFNKDTDLFSPDMHRFYEILFFLSGNITYYIEDQACDIESGDILIIDMDTLHYPQKKKNARLNRIALDLDPKYVELLSTSDTDLTYCFKQPRTMIHRAKCNPEEYRQLITLFESLLNVQTKKFFGSDVLGDAFVIQLLVLINKMFYNLDGKLIESVPVQESIVNQIEYYISQKFNEDIRLDQFEEQFFLSKYHICRKFKEAKGISIHAFLTEKRLEHALSLLKLGMPVHEVYLQCGFNDYSSFYRAFVKKHGISPKEFIKDYQTMK; from the coding sequence ATGGCTAAGTTCGATAAAAATGGTAAAGATACAGACAATTTCTTTTGTGCACAGGTATTCAATAAAGACACAGATTTATTCTCTCCGGATATGCATAGATTCTATGAAATCCTTTTCTTCCTTAGTGGAAATATCACGTATTATATCGAAGATCAGGCTTGCGATATAGAATCCGGGGATATTTTGATTATTGATATGGATACACTTCATTACCCTCAAAAAAAGAAGAATGCCCGATTAAATCGTATAGCATTAGACCTTGATCCTAAATATGTGGAACTGTTAAGCACAAGTGATACAGACCTTACCTATTGTTTTAAACAACCCAGAACCATGATCCATCGAGCAAAGTGCAACCCTGAAGAATATCGCCAACTGATTACACTTTTTGAAAGTCTGTTAAATGTACAAACTAAAAAATTCTTTGGTTCTGATGTACTGGGAGATGCGTTTGTGATTCAATTATTGGTTTTAATTAATAAAATGTTTTATAATCTTGATGGTAAACTTATTGAAAGTGTGCCAGTACAGGAATCCATCGTCAATCAAATCGAATATTATATTTCCCAAAAATTCAATGAAGATATTAGACTTGATCAATTTGAAGAACAGTTCTTCTTAAGCAAATATCATATTTGCAGGAAATTCAAAGAAGCAAAAGGTATTTCCATCCATGCCTTTCTTACAGAAAAACGCCTGGAGCATGCCTTATCTCTTTTGAAACTTGGTATGCCAGTACATGAGGTTTATTTACAATGTGGATTCAATGATTATTCCAGTTTCTATCGAGCTTTTGTGAAGAAACATGGTATCAGTCCTAAAGAATTTATCAAAGATTATCAAACGATGAAATAG
- a CDS encoding DUF2871 domain-containing protein, giving the protein MKKTVNYAMIYAILSMIGGVFYREFTKFQGFSGRTDLAFVHTHLFLLGMVMFLIVTFCIKLFAIDESKKYKLFLRIYHPGVLITTIMLFVRGILQVNQTVVSSGMNGMISGIAGVGHILTGVGIILFLLILKECVKEA; this is encoded by the coding sequence ATGAAGAAAACAGTAAATTATGCAATGATATATGCAATATTATCAATGATTGGCGGTGTATTCTATCGAGAATTTACAAAGTTTCAGGGTTTTAGTGGAAGAACGGATTTAGCGTTTGTTCATACACATTTATTTTTGCTAGGGATGGTCATGTTTTTGATTGTGACATTCTGTATTAAATTATTCGCTATTGATGAATCTAAAAAATATAAACTGTTCCTTAGAATATATCATCCAGGAGTATTGATCACAACCATCATGTTGTTTGTGAGAGGTATTCTTCAGGTGAATCAAACAGTGGTAAGCAGTGGTATGAATGGAATGATTTCCGGTATTGCTGGTGTCGGGCATATTTTGACAGGAGTTGGCATTATCTTATTTTTACTTATATTGAAGGAATGTGTGAAAGAAGCATAG
- a CDS encoding N-acetylmannosamine-6-phosphate 2-epimerase, with the protein MEKAELIEKIKGGLIVSCQALEQEPMYSDKGGVMPLFAKAAYQAGAVGIRANTVRDIQEIKAVVDLPIIGIIKKDYPDSPQYITATMAEIDALAKCQCDIVAFDCTNRVRADHRTLEAFIHDIKEKYPNMVLMADIATYEEGKRAYELGVDFVGTTLCGYTQESKDAPVPDYTLISKLSALGIPVIGEGHVDTPDKAVKVLKAGALCVVVGSAITRPYEIAKQFVEELKRKENL; encoded by the coding sequence ATGGAAAAAGCAGAATTAATAGAGAAAATAAAAGGTGGGTTGATTGTGTCCTGCCAGGCATTAGAACAAGAACCTATGTACAGCGATAAGGGTGGTGTGATGCCGTTATTTGCGAAAGCAGCTTATCAGGCAGGGGCTGTTGGCATAAGGGCAAACACTGTACGTGATATTCAAGAAATCAAGGCAGTTGTAGACTTGCCAATCATTGGAATCATCAAAAAAGACTATCCGGATTCACCACAATATATCACGGCGACAATGGCAGAAATTGATGCATTAGCAAAATGTCAATGTGATATTGTTGCCTTCGATTGTACGAATCGTGTTCGTGCAGATCATCGTACACTGGAAGCATTTATTCACGATATTAAAGAAAAATATCCGAATATGGTATTGATGGCAGATATCGCTACTTACGAAGAAGGTAAGCGGGCATATGAACTTGGTGTGGATTTTGTTGGGACAACATTATGTGGATATACACAAGAGAGTAAAGATGCACCTGTTCCTGATTACACACTGATTTCAAAATTATCAGCGTTAGGAATACCAGTAATTGGTGAAGGACATGTAGATACACCAGATAAAGCCGTCAAGGTGCTAAAAGCTGGAGCATTATGTGTCGTTGTCGGTAGTGCAATTACCCGCCCATATGAAATAGCAAAGCAGTTCGTAGAGGAACTGAAAAGAAAGGAGAATTTATGA
- a CDS encoding RHS repeat protein → MRYLEPKVEQALLDMNFIGKYEKLSNKYNELRAPMDKRLKYIDKLGNKLSEGKRSFTYDKHNNLSTATLNNKTVSYTYDKFNQITKVKDANVS, encoded by the coding sequence ATGAGATATTTAGAACCAAAAGTTGAACAAGCATTATTAGATATGAATTTTATTGGAAAATATGAAAAACTTTCAAATAAATATAACGAATTAAGAGCACCAATGGATAAAAGACTTAAATATATAGATAAACTCGGCAACAAATTATCAGAAGGCAAACGAAGCTTTACCTATGATAAACACAACAATCTTTCCACAGCTACGCTAAACAATAAAACAGTATCTTATACGTATGATAAATTCAATCAGATTACGAAAGTAAAAGATGCCAATGTAAGTTGA